From the Rhizobium leguminosarum bv. trifolii WSM1325 genome, one window contains:
- a CDS encoding protein of unknown function DUF305 (PFAM: protein of unknown function DUF305~KEGG: ret:RHE_CH02513 hypothetical protein) encodes MKTLTELTLCAAAAASFAILPSGSFAQSTIAYPEKCKSQGMDMSKAVMPSGGMPMGDMTDYQKASMDGMKVMHMNMMQGMMMKDADVSFVCGMIAHHMGAISMSEVELKYGDNDEAKQMAQKVIEAQKKEIEEMSKWVDKEAK; translated from the coding sequence ATGAAGACGTTAACCGAGCTTACCCTGTGCGCGGCAGCCGCCGCCTCCTTCGCAATCCTGCCGTCGGGCTCCTTCGCCCAGTCGACGATAGCCTACCCGGAGAAGTGCAAGTCCCAAGGCATGGACATGTCGAAGGCGGTAATGCCTTCGGGCGGCATGCCGATGGGCGACATGACCGACTACCAGAAGGCGTCGATGGACGGCATGAAGGTTATGCACATGAACATGATGCAGGGGATGATGATGAAGGACGCCGACGTCTCCTTCGTCTGCGGCATGATCGCCCACCACATGGGCGCGATCAGCATGTCGGAGGTAGAGCTTAAGTACGGCGACAATGATGAGGCTAAGCAGATGGCCCAGAAGGTCATCGAAGCCCAGAAAAAGGAGATCGAAGAGATGTCAAAGTGGGTGGACAAGGAAGCCAAGTAG
- a CDS encoding putative transcriptional regulator, Crp/Fnr family (KEGG: rec:RHECIAT_CH0003417 hypothetical protein), giving the protein MTELLRRRVNNRLLRRFPEDAFELLAPFLEPVDLPVKRPLVLPRKPIEHVCFIESGLASMVAESAEGRSLEVRHIGREGIAGYPVILGVDRTPNKTFMQVSGHGLQVAKEDFLPTLENADVRQLLLRYVHTCELQLAHTALAAAKFHTHERLARWLLMCHDRIEGNDLPLTHDFLALMLGVRRAGVTDELHILEGMHAIKSTRGNVRILDRDMLIEIAGGCYGVPEQEYERLIENSPQPSALPVQLNGNRHHHTL; this is encoded by the coding sequence ATGACTGAATTGCTGCGGAGGCGGGTAAATAACAGATTGTTGCGGCGATTTCCGGAGGATGCCTTCGAGCTTCTCGCGCCGTTCCTTGAACCCGTCGATCTTCCTGTCAAACGCCCACTCGTGCTGCCGCGCAAACCAATCGAGCATGTGTGCTTTATCGAAAGCGGCCTCGCCTCGATGGTCGCCGAGAGCGCCGAGGGCAGAAGCCTCGAAGTCCGCCACATCGGCCGCGAAGGGATTGCGGGATACCCCGTTATCCTCGGCGTGGATCGGACGCCAAATAAGACCTTCATGCAAGTGTCAGGCCACGGGCTTCAGGTCGCTAAGGAGGATTTTCTTCCGACGCTTGAGAACGCGGATGTGCGGCAACTGCTGCTGCGCTATGTCCACACCTGCGAGCTGCAGCTTGCCCACACGGCGCTGGCTGCGGCGAAATTCCACACGCATGAGCGCCTAGCGCGCTGGCTGCTCATGTGTCACGACCGCATCGAGGGCAATGATCTGCCGCTTACGCATGATTTCCTGGCATTGATGCTGGGTGTCAGGCGAGCCGGCGTCACCGATGAGCTGCACATCCTTGAAGGCATGCACGCCATCAAATCGACACGCGGTAACGTCCGCATCCTTGATCGCGACATGCTGATCGAAATCGCAGGCGGCTGCTATGGTGTGCCAGAGCAGGAATACGAGCGGCTGATTGAGAACTCGCCGCAGCCGTCGGCTCTGCCCGTCCAACTAAACGGAAATCGCCATCATCATACGCTTTGA
- a CDS encoding conserved hypothetical protein (KEGG: atc:AGR_pAT_694 hypothetical protein): protein MPKYFFHIRRNDVFEEDLEGIDLASPEQAREEAVAAAREIVAEGIRRGDPADGATFEIMTDEGSLVATVPFRSAVGLE from the coding sequence ATGCCGAAGTATTTTTTCCACATCCGCCGGAACGATGTCTTCGAGGAAGATTTAGAAGGCATCGACTTGGCTTCGCCTGAACAGGCACGGGAGGAAGCGGTCGCCGCCGCTCGTGAAATCGTGGCGGAGGGGATCCGCAGGGGCGATCCGGCAGACGGAGCGACTTTCGAGATCATGACCGACGAAGGCTCGTTGGTTGCAACCGTCCCTTTCCGGTCGGCTGTCGGCCTGGAATAG
- a CDS encoding conserved hypothetical protein (KEGG: rec:RHECIAT_PB0000068 hypothetical protein) has translation MADFNLSLQIDDVNVLSDAIRIWCRHNHAAPTEQAMQLLCSAAVDLYNQGHRTREELVTLLIVKFDSAHSLKVNAPSSASHH, from the coding sequence ATGGCTGACTTCAATCTGTCACTCCAGATAGACGACGTGAACGTGCTTTCGGATGCCATTCGGATTTGGTGCCGGCACAATCACGCCGCGCCAACGGAACAAGCAATGCAGCTGCTTTGCAGCGCGGCGGTCGACCTCTATAATCAAGGACACAGGACGCGCGAGGAACTTGTCACGCTGCTGATCGTGAAGTTTGATAGCGCTCACTCGCTGAAGGTAAACGCGCCATCGTCCGCGTCTCATCATTGA
- a CDS encoding conserved hypothetical protein (KEGG: rru:Rru_A0538 hypothetical protein), whose product MHLLDANVLITAHNLYYPIQRVPEFWDWLVHMGEIGALKIPVEILEEITEGSELAQWLKDGDNYDALKLDEDVNPALVQIVIEKYAPDLNDAEIIEVGRDPFLIAHALAHRLDRIVVTVEASKPSTKRANRRIPDVCNDLEVRWCNSFQMLTELNFRTGWRSAPDQSYLE is encoded by the coding sequence GTGCATCTTCTCGACGCGAACGTCCTCATCACAGCGCACAATCTCTACTATCCGATTCAGCGTGTTCCTGAGTTTTGGGATTGGCTCGTGCATATGGGCGAGATTGGCGCGCTGAAAATCCCGGTCGAAATCTTGGAAGAGATCACCGAAGGGTCGGAACTGGCGCAATGGCTGAAAGACGGCGACAATTACGATGCGCTCAAGCTGGATGAGGACGTCAATCCAGCCCTTGTTCAGATAGTCATCGAAAAATATGCACCCGACCTCAATGATGCAGAGATCATCGAGGTCGGCCGCGACCCATTCCTGATTGCCCATGCCTTGGCCCATCGGCTGGATCGAATTGTCGTTACTGTCGAGGCATCAAAGCCGAGCACTAAACGGGCAAACCGCCGTATACCGGACGTCTGCAATGATCTGGAAGTGCGCTGGTGCAACAGCTTTCAGATGTTAACGGAGCTAAACTTTAGGACGGGTTGGCGCTCTGCGCCTGATCAATCCTATTTGGAGTGA
- a CDS encoding protein of unknown function DUF955 (PFAM: protein of unknown function DUF955~SMART: helix-turn-helix domain protein~KEGG: rru:Rru_A0537 hypothetical protein) translates to MPKVNPLILRWARETAGLTVEDAADKLGIGDARGIAGSDRLAMLEDGQVEPTRPQLIKMSTQYRRPLLTFYLAEPPATAARGEDFRTLPDEYAQRDAALVDTLLREVRARQEMVRSLLESEEEAEPLEFVASYDYRRGAEGLAAAISERLGFNLQSFRSGSGRGTSRGFAYLRERAEGTGIFVLLIGNLGSHHSALNVELFRGFALSDKVAPFVVINDQDSEQAWSFTLLHELAHIWLGQTGVSGGRPTSAIETFCNDVAGRILLPSAEIAGEVALRGASQDVVMARVSAIAELRQVSDSMVAYKLYRAGIIDHAVWSSVTAVFRQQWLNNKAAQRARARENESGPSYYLVRRHRLGNRLLSLSKRMLADGALSPSKAAAILGVKPNNVFSLTDGVI, encoded by the coding sequence GTGCCAAAGGTCAACCCATTGATTCTGCGTTGGGCACGCGAGACTGCGGGGCTCACTGTAGAAGATGCTGCTGACAAGCTCGGCATTGGCGATGCACGCGGTATTGCGGGCAGCGATCGCCTTGCCATGCTTGAAGACGGACAGGTTGAGCCGACCCGCCCGCAGTTGATCAAAATGTCGACACAGTACCGTCGGCCGCTGCTCACCTTCTATCTTGCTGAACCGCCGGCAACCGCGGCGCGTGGCGAAGATTTCCGGACGCTTCCCGACGAATATGCACAACGCGATGCAGCCCTCGTCGATACGCTACTTCGCGAGGTCCGTGCTCGCCAAGAAATGGTGCGGTCATTGCTGGAGAGTGAGGAGGAGGCCGAACCGCTCGAATTCGTTGCTTCCTATGACTATCGCCGCGGAGCAGAGGGTCTGGCTGCGGCGATCAGCGAACGTTTGGGTTTCAATCTCCAGTCTTTCCGATCCGGCAGTGGTCGAGGCACCTCCCGTGGCTTCGCCTACCTTCGCGAACGCGCCGAGGGAACAGGTATTTTCGTACTGTTGATTGGCAATCTCGGCAGTCACCACAGTGCGCTCAATGTCGAGCTATTCAGAGGCTTCGCGCTTTCGGACAAGGTTGCGCCCTTCGTGGTGATCAATGACCAGGACAGCGAGCAGGCATGGTCGTTCACGTTGCTGCACGAGCTTGCCCATATCTGGCTCGGCCAGACGGGGGTGAGCGGAGGCCGGCCGACATCTGCCATTGAAACTTTCTGCAACGATGTGGCGGGTCGTATCCTGCTGCCTTCGGCCGAGATCGCAGGCGAGGTTGCGTTGCGAGGTGCGTCCCAGGACGTTGTGATGGCGCGGGTTAGCGCAATCGCGGAGCTGCGGCAGGTCAGCGATTCTATGGTTGCTTACAAGCTCTATCGCGCAGGAATCATCGACCATGCAGTGTGGTCGTCGGTGACGGCTGTCTTCCGCCAGCAATGGCTGAACAACAAGGCGGCTCAAAGAGCACGCGCGCGCGAAAATGAAAGTGGACCGAGTTACTATCTCGTCCGCCGCCATAGGCTTGGCAATCGCCTGCTGAGTCTTTCGAAACGGATGCTGGCGGACGGGGCCCTGTCGCCTTCCAAAGCCGCGGCGATTCTTGGCGTGAAGCCGAACAACGTGTTCTCGCTGACCGATGGCGTGATTTAA
- a CDS encoding putative transcriptional regulator, Crp/Fnr family (KEGG: rec:RHECIAT_CH0003417 hypothetical protein) yields the protein MPSTFWRRYWNPSIFRPHKPIEHVCFLESGLASMVAESADGKSVEIRHIGREGIAGYPVLLGVDRTPNSVFMQVPGHGLQVATENFLPILEHVEVRQLLLRYVHTCELQLAHTALAAAKFNMHQRLARWLLMCHDRLDGNDLALTHEFLALMLGVRRAGVTDELHILEGMHAIKSTRGNVRILNRDMLIEIAGGCYGVPEQEYDRLIENLRSRRPCPST from the coding sequence ATGCCTTCGACCTTCTGGCGCCGATACTGGAACCCATCGATCTTCCGGCCCCACAAGCCGATCGAGCATGTCTGTTTTCTTGAAAGCGGCCTCGCCTCAATGGTTGCGGAAAGCGCCGACGGCAAAAGCGTTGAAATCCGCCACATCGGACGCGAGGGCATCGCCGGCTACCCTGTCCTCCTCGGCGTCGACCGAACCCCGAACAGTGTCTTCATGCAGGTGCCGGGCCACGGGCTCCAGGTGGCCACCGAGAATTTTCTTCCGATCCTTGAACACGTTGAGGTGCGGCAGTTGCTGCTGCGCTATGTGCATACCTGCGAGCTGCAGCTTGCCCACACCGCACTGGCAGCGGCAAAATTCAACATGCATCAGCGGCTGGCCCGCTGGCTGCTCATGTGCCACGACCGCCTCGATGGCAATGATCTGGCGCTGACGCACGAATTCCTAGCGCTGATGCTAGGCGTCAGGCGGGCGGGCGTCACCGATGAGCTGCACATTCTCGAAGGCATGCACGCCATCAAATCGACACGCGGCAACGTCCGCATCCTGAACCGCGACATGCTGATTGAAATCGCCGGCGGCTGCTATGGTGTGCCGGAGCAGGAATACGACCGGCTGATAGAGAACTTGCGCAGCCGTCGACCCTGCCCGTCCACCTAA
- a CDS encoding conserved hypothetical protein (KEGG: atc:AGR_pAT_694 hypothetical protein) codes for MPKYFFHVRRNDVFEEDVEGIDLATPEQAREEAIAAAREIVAERICAGRSADGDVFEIMTEDGTLVAIVPFSSVLS; via the coding sequence ATGCCGAAGTATTTTTTCCACGTCCGCAGGAACGATGTCTTCGAGGAAGACGTGGAGGGTATCGACCTGGCCACACCTGAACAGGCACGCGAGGAAGCAATTGCCGCCGCCCGCGAAATCGTGGCGGAGCGGATCTGTGCCGGCCGTTCCGCAGACGGAGACGTATTCGAGATCATGACGGAAGACGGCACGTTGGTGGCAATCGTTCCCTTCTCTTCGGTCCTCAGTTGA
- a CDS encoding conserved hypothetical protein (KEGG: rec:RHECIAT_PB0000068 hypothetical protein): MANFNLSHKIDDVDVLSDAVRTWYRYNHAAPTEQSMQLLCSAAVDLYNQGHRTSEELVTLLIVKFDSLHSLKVNSPSSASHH, from the coding sequence ATGGCGAACTTCAATCTCTCACACAAGATAGATGACGTGGACGTGCTTTCGGATGCCGTTCGGACCTGGTATCGGTATAATCACGCCGCGCCAACGGAACAATCAATGCAGCTGCTTTGCAGCGCGGCGGTCGACCTCTATAATCAAGGACACAGGACGAGCGAGGAACTTGTCACGCTGCTGATCGTGAAGTTTGATAGCCTTCATTCGCTGAAGGTAAACTCGCCGTCGTCCGCGTCTCATCATTGA
- a CDS encoding succinate dehydrogenase, hydrophobic membrane anchor protein (TIGRFAM: succinate dehydrogenase, hydrophobic membrane anchor protein~PFAM: succinate dehydrogenase cytochrome b subunit~KEGG: bja:blr0513 succinate dehydrogenase hydrophobic membrane anchor protein subunit) — protein sequence MTTPLGRVRGLGSAHGGTKAYVLKQASGIAIGVLTPYIVGLGIYLFGRDRDFLVLSVGSFWVGPPLLAFVILSAIHMEIGMRTIIEDYVHGHMRKLALLFLNSAFTWSVCLLCVFAIVLMMFETASK from the coding sequence ATGACAACACCGCTGGGACGAGTTCGTGGCCTGGGATCGGCGCACGGTGGAACGAAGGCCTATGTTTTGAAGCAGGCTTCCGGCATCGCAATCGGTGTGCTGACGCCTTACATCGTGGGCCTTGGGATATACTTGTTCGGTCGCGACCGCGATTTTCTCGTCCTTTCCGTTGGAAGTTTTTGGGTAGGCCCGCCCCTGCTTGCCTTCGTTATCCTGAGCGCCATTCACATGGAGATCGGGATGAGGACCATCATCGAGGACTACGTTCACGGTCACATGAGAAAGCTGGCCCTGCTGTTTTTGAATTCGGCGTTCACCTGGTCAGTCTGCCTACTCTGCGTATTTGCCATCGTGCTGATGATGTTTGAAACCGCCAGCAAATGA
- a CDS encoding RNA-binding S4 domain protein (PFAM: RNA-binding S4 domain protein~SMART: RNA-binding S4 domain protein~KEGG: rpsD; ribosomal protein S4; K02986 small subunit ribosomal protein S4): MAGGAETRFQFRRIFNEANRLRGDTSENLIALLESRLDAIVYRAKFAPTPFAARQFINHGHVIVNGMRVNISSYRCKAGDVIEVRPKSKQLAVVLESVGLAERDVPDYIAADHNKMTATFSRVPALADVPFAVIMEPQLVVEFYSR, translated from the coding sequence TTGGCCGGCGGGGCAGAGACCCGCTTCCAGTTCCGCCGGATATTCAACGAGGCGAACCGCCTGCGAGGCGACACGTCGGAAAACCTCATCGCATTGCTCGAATCTCGCCTCGACGCGATCGTGTACCGCGCGAAATTCGCACCGACCCCGTTCGCAGCGCGTCAGTTCATCAACCATGGCCACGTCATTGTCAATGGCATGAGAGTGAACATCAGCTCCTATCGTTGCAAAGCGGGAGACGTCATTGAGGTGAGGCCAAAATCCAAGCAGTTGGCCGTGGTACTGGAATCCGTCGGGCTCGCCGAGCGTGATGTGCCTGACTATATAGCGGCTGATCACAATAAGATGACGGCAACATTTTCTCGCGTGCCCGCGCTGGCCGATGTGCCCTTCGCGGTTATCATGGAGCCGCAGTTGGTGGTCGAGTTCTATTCCAGATAA